Sequence from the Fodinibius salicampi genome:
ATGCTGGACGGAGAAATGGTTGCCGATACGGTAGTTATAATCGGTGGTGTTGACCCCGTAATGGGCGAAGCAGATAAATAAAAAACTAACACAAGTAACAAGGTAGAGCATCGTATTTAACTAATCGCTGCTCATATCTTTAACTTAAAACTTTAGACTGATAGTTTAATGGCTGAATTGTCATTTACAGAAGAAGAGCTACAGGAAATTGAACGCATCAAAGCCAAGTTTCCTACCGTTAAAGCAGCAACTTTGCGTGTATTATGGGTTGCCCAAAATAAATACGGCCACGTAGAACCGGAAGTACAAAGCTTAGTAGCGGAAACACTGGATCTTCCCAAGTCTCATGTAGCAGGTGTCGCCAGTTTCTATACCCAATACTATAAAGAGAAAAAAGGGAAATTTGTGCTGGATGTTTGCACCTGTTTAAGCTGCCAACTTTGTGGAGGATATGATATCCTGCATCATCTCGAAGAAAAATTAGATATTGAAGCAGGTGAAACTACGGATGATGGCCTGTTTACCGTAAATGAGGTTGAATGTCTCGGCGCCTGTGGATATGCTCCAATGCTGCAATTAACAAACGATGTGTATGTTAATAACCTCACCAAAGAAAAAGTTGATACCCTCATTGAAAATTTGAAGAACGGCAAAAAGCCCGAGTTTGAATCAATGGCAATGCCGGAACTGGAAAAACGAAATCAAGCTGCTTCAGAATAATGGCTCAAGACTGGAAATCATACGAACCACTGTTAATTCCCGATATTCCTAATCTGCAGGAAATTGATGTCTACGAAGACAATGACGGATATAAAGCATGGAAAAAAGTTTTAAGTGATCAGAATAAGTGGTCCCGGAATAATGTGATTAATGAAGTAAAGGCAGCCAATATTCGTGGTCGTGGCGGCGCCGGTTTTAACGCCGGGCTGAAATGGAGTTTTATGCCCGAACCAGATGGAGGCCCGCGCTACCTGGCCTGCAATGGTGATGAATCGGAACCCGGTACTTTTAAAGATCGGAAGATCTTTGAATACAATCCCCATTTATTTATCGAAGGGGCTCTTATTGCGGGATATGCGATGAAGGTGGATGTTATCTATGTTTACATCCGCGGGGAGTACATTTCATGGGTACACCAGTTGCAAAAGGCCGTTGATGATGCCTATGAAAAAGGATATTTAGGCGAAAATATTTTAGGTACTGACGTTTCCATGGAGATGGAACTCACGTACGGAGCCGGTGCCTATATTTGTGGTGAAGAAACGGCTATGCTGGAATCTCTGGAAGGCAAGCGGGGTTATCCGCGGACCAAGCCCCCCTTTCCGGCTCAAAAAGGTCTCTGGAATCGACCAACCACTATTAACAATATCGAAACTCTGGCCAACGTACCCCTGATTATTAATAATGGAGCCGACTGGTACGGAAATATTGGTTCAGAAGAACATCCCGGTCCTATTCTGTATGGAATTTCAGGACATGTGAATCGTCCTGGTGTATATGAATATCCTTCGGGCGTTCCTGTCCTGGATCTTATTAATGAAGTGGCTGGGGGCATTCGGGGAGGGAAAGAACTTAAAGCTATTATTCCCGGAGGATCTTCCACTCCCCCCCTACGAGCAGATCAACTTGAGGGTGTAACCATGAACTCAGATTCGCTAAAGGATGCCGGTTCTATGATGGGAACAGCAGGTATGGTAGTCATGGATGAAGATACAGATATGGTAGAAGTACTTTGGAGAATTGCACACTTCTACAAGCATGAGTCTTGTGGCCAATGCACCCCTTGTCGCGAGGGTACCGGCTGGCTTGAAAAAGTATTGATTAAAATAAAAAACGGGGAGGGAGAAATGAAAGATCTCGACTTACTCCTCGATGTGGGTAACCAAATGGAGGGTCGCACAATCTGTGCCCTGGCGGATGCCGCAGTTTGGCCGGTGCGCCACACTATAAATCGTTTTCGAGACGAATTTGAAGCACGTTGCAAGAAATCAGCGCACGCAGTGGCCTGA
This genomic interval carries:
- the nuoF gene encoding NADH-quinone oxidoreductase subunit NuoF codes for the protein MAQDWKSYEPLLIPDIPNLQEIDVYEDNDGYKAWKKVLSDQNKWSRNNVINEVKAANIRGRGGAGFNAGLKWSFMPEPDGGPRYLACNGDESEPGTFKDRKIFEYNPHLFIEGALIAGYAMKVDVIYVYIRGEYISWVHQLQKAVDDAYEKGYLGENILGTDVSMEMELTYGAGAYICGEETAMLESLEGKRGYPRTKPPFPAQKGLWNRPTTINNIETLANVPLIINNGADWYGNIGSEEHPGPILYGISGHVNRPGVYEYPSGVPVLDLINEVAGGIRGGKELKAIIPGGSSTPPLRADQLEGVTMNSDSLKDAGSMMGTAGMVVMDEDTDMVEVLWRIAHFYKHESCGQCTPCREGTGWLEKVLIKIKNGEGEMKDLDLLLDVGNQMEGRTICALADAAVWPVRHTINRFRDEFEARCKKSAHAVA
- the nuoE gene encoding complex I 24 kDa subunit family protein, with product MAELSFTEEELQEIERIKAKFPTVKAATLRVLWVAQNKYGHVEPEVQSLVAETLDLPKSHVAGVASFYTQYYKEKKGKFVLDVCTCLSCQLCGGYDILHHLEEKLDIEAGETTDDGLFTVNEVECLGACGYAPMLQLTNDVYVNNLTKEKVDTLIENLKNGKKPEFESMAMPELEKRNQAASE